A genomic window from Rhizobium sp. 007 includes:
- the tnpB gene encoding IS66 family insertion sequence element accessory protein TnpB (TnpB, as the term is used for proteins encoded by IS66 family insertion elements, is considered an accessory protein, since TnpC, encoded by a neighboring gene, is a DDE family transposase.): MIPVPSGVKVWLATGYTDMRKGFPGLALMVQETLKRDPHSGHLFCFRGRQGGLIKVIWHDGQGACLFTKKLERGRFLWPSAADGTLVITPAQLGYLLEGIDWRMPQKTWRPTSAG, translated from the coding sequence ATGATCCCGGTTCCGAGCGGCGTGAAGGTCTGGCTGGCAACAGGTTACACGGACATGCGAAAGGGTTTTCCCGGCCTTGCCCTGATGGTGCAGGAGACGTTGAAGCGCGATCCTCACAGCGGCCATTTGTTCTGCTTCCGCGGACGTCAGGGTGGATTGATCAAGGTGATCTGGCATGATGGCCAGGGTGCCTGCCTGTTCACCAAGAAGCTGGAACGGGGTCGCTTCTTATGGCCGTCGGCGGCCGATGGCACGCTGGTGATTACGCCGGCGCAGCTCGGTTATTTGCTCGAAGGCATCGATTGGCGGATGCCGCAAAAAACCTGGCGGCCGACGTCGGCTGGATGA